In Vreelandella piezotolerans, one genomic interval encodes:
- a CDS encoding SPOR domain-containing protein, translated as MKYGKTERISGIVILLALLAIVVPWLMSDPAPREERPQPTFVIEQPVDVARQEVPAPQMPESIATPAPSEPVETDEALEEPIDEMPRAPQTDQVVRAETSSTNPGTSEPASSSSAPEPASPPQEDPIAALVAANESRNSSNGNTRSASSGPAAQQQGEWAVQVGSFGNTANAQRISDQLSGEGFRVFQRARDNNLTTVLVGPYATSEDGEEAMALIKQRINVQGLLVRVRD; from the coding sequence ATGAAATACGGTAAAACGGAACGCATTAGTGGCATCGTGATACTGCTGGCGCTACTGGCGATTGTCGTCCCTTGGTTGATGAGTGACCCTGCCCCTCGGGAAGAGCGCCCTCAGCCGACCTTCGTCATCGAGCAGCCCGTGGACGTCGCTCGCCAAGAGGTACCCGCACCACAAATGCCCGAATCCATCGCGACGCCCGCTCCCTCCGAACCCGTTGAAACGGATGAAGCGCTCGAAGAGCCCATCGACGAGATGCCTCGTGCACCGCAAACCGATCAAGTCGTTCGCGCCGAAACCTCGTCGACGAATCCGGGGACGTCCGAACCGGCGTCCTCTTCATCAGCGCCAGAACCAGCCTCTCCACCGCAAGAGGATCCCATCGCCGCTTTGGTGGCTGCCAACGAGAGCCGAAATAGCAGCAACGGTAACACCCGTAGCGCTTCTTCGGGTCCGGCTGCCCAGCAGCAGGGTGAGTGGGCCGTTCAGGTGGGTAGTTTTGGTAATACCGCGAACGCGCAACGTATTAGTGATCAGCTCAGTGGGGAAGGCTTTCGTGTCTTTCAGCGCGCGCGTGACAATAACCTGACCACGGTTCTCGTGGGTCCTTACGCCACCTCCGAAGATGGTGAAGAAGCCATGGCGCTCATCAAGCAGCGAATCAATGTTCAAGGTCTGCTCGTGCGAGTAAGAGATTGA